The proteins below are encoded in one region of Cucurbita pepo subsp. pepo cultivar mu-cu-16 chromosome LG10, ASM280686v2, whole genome shotgun sequence:
- the LOC111803719 gene encoding DNA oxidative demethylase ALKBH2-like, which yields MIDVLVVNYEEFGRMSLRFKEVIDSESEAKIPRPLDLGRRQTLDLGNGSEIVYISKFVSSDQAWTWFDFLNQHIPWTRPTIRVFGRSVVQPRDTCYVVNPGLTTYSYSGYKPHAYTWDDFPPLKDILNAVHEALPGSSFNSLLLNRYKGGNDYVGWHSDDEKLYALNQEIASVSFGCERDFLLKKKSNKTSQRMRSSSSVFSSLF from the exons ATGATCGatgttcttgttgtaaatTATGAAGAATTTGGCAGAATGAGTTTGAGGTTCAAAGAAGTGATAGATTCAGAATCGGAGGCGAAGATCCCTCGTCCTTTGGATTTAGGAAGGCGACAGACGTTGGATCTCGGAAACGGAAGCGAAATCGTCTATATTAGCAAGTTCGTGTCCTCTGATCAGGCTTGGACCTGGTTCGATTTTCTCAATCAACACATTCCATGGACTAGACCGACGATTCGCGTCTTCGGTCGCTCCGTCGTCCAG CCTAGAGATACTTGTTACGTTGTGAATCCTGGATTGACGACATATAGTTATAGTGGGTATAAACCTCATGCCTATACTTGGGATGATTTTCCTCCTCTTAAGGACATTTTGAATGCT GTTCACGAAGCTCTACCGGGGAGTAGTTTTAATAGCTTACTATTGAATAGATATAAAGGTGGAAATGATTATGTGGGTTGGCATTCTGATGATGAAAAGCTTTATGCATTGAACCAGGAGATTGCTTCTGTATCATTTGGATGTGAGCGAGATTTCTTGTTGAAAAAGAAGTCCAACAAAACTTCTCAACGTATGCGGTCTAGTTCATCTGTTTTCTCGTCTTTGTTCTGA
- the LOC111803053 gene encoding protein C2-DOMAIN ABA-RELATED 11: MESESTSERLGLLKVLVIQGKKLVIRDFKSSDPYVVVKLGNQTAKTKVINSCLNPVWNEELSFSLTQPVKDLTIEVFDKDRFKSDDKMGHAELSLKPIVSAARLRRALGISLGATMLRKVTPDTDNCLARDSSISCMEGGGVTQSVWLKLRDVESGEIELKIKFIDQPGRPSR; the protein is encoded by the exons ATGGAAAGTGAATCAACTAGCGAGAGGTTGGGATTGCTTAAAGTGCTTGTGATTCAAGGGAAGAAACTAGTAATTCGTGATTTCAAGAGCAGCGATCCTTATGTTGTTGTCAAGTTGGGCAATCAG ACAGCCAAGACCAAAGTTATCAATAGCTGCCTTAACCCTGTTTGGAATGAAGAGCTAAGCTTCTCGCTCACCCAACCTGTCAAAGATCTGACAATA GAAGTGTTTGACAAAGATCGGTTCAAGTCAGATGACAAGATGGGACATGCTGAGCTGAGTCTTAAACCGATAGTTTCAGCTGCTCGATTGAGACGGGCTCTTGGAATTTCATTGGGGGCAACAATGTTAAGAAAGGTTACTCCAGACACTGATAACTGCCTAGCAAGGGACAGCAGCATTAGTTGCATGGAGGGAGGGGGCGTCACACAGAGCGTTTGGTTGAAGCTTCGTGACGTAGAATCTGGTGAAATAGAGCTAAAGATCAAGTTCATCGATCAACCTGGTCGGCCGTCCAGATAA